A region of Betta splendens chromosome 13, fBetSpl5.4, whole genome shotgun sequence DNA encodes the following proteins:
- the mrpl28 gene encoding 39S ribosomal protein L28, mitochondrial isoform X1 encodes MPLLKYSPKVSEALKLKEGIYARLPKHYLKSLEQKEPTPVHWKPLGVQYRLSPKTGQKERVQDVPIPIYYPPESQDGLWGGEGWISGYRYANNDKMSTRLKKTWKPQLLKRELYSEILDHKFTITVTARTLNLIDSAFGFDFYILKTPKEDLNSKLGMDLKRALLLRLARKDTELYPSNPVKREKVYEKYKQQFEIPEEEAEWVGLSLEEAVEKQRQLEYKKPEPLFKVCVDQLVEELHVQKLAEPLVVEK; translated from the exons ATGCCTCTTCTAAAATACTCCCCAAAAGTCTCGGAAGCCCTTAAACTGAAAGAGGGCATCTATGCTCGCCTCCCCAAACACTATCTTAAGTCCCTCGAACAAAAAGAGCCCACTCCTGTCCACTGGAAGCCCCTGGGGGTCCAGTACCGTCTCAGTCCGAAGACAGGACAGAAGGAACGGGTCCAGGATGTGCCAATTCCCATCTACTACCCTCCAGAGTCCCAGGATGGCCTGTGGGGAGGAGAAGGCTGGATATCAGGCTACAGATATGCAAATAATGACAAA ATGTCGACTCGTCTAAAGAAGACATGGAAACCACAGTTATTAAAGAGAGAACTGTACAGCGAGATCCTGGACCACAAGTTCACCATCACTGTCACAGCACGCACCCTGAACCTCATCGATTCTGCCTTTGGATTTGACTTTTATATTCTCAAA ACACCAAAGGAAGACCTCAACTCCAAGCTTGGAATGGATCTGAAGAGGGCCTTGTTGCTTCGTCTGGCACGCAAAGATACTGAGCTGTACCCTAGTAACCCAGTCAAGAGAGAGAAGGTCTATGAAAAGTACAAG CAGCAGTTTGAGATcccagaggaggaagcagagtggGTGGGTCTGAGTCTGGAAGAGGCTGTGGAGaaacagaggcagctggagtACAAG AAGCCTGAGCCTCTCTTTAAGGTTTGTGTGGACCAGCTGGTGGAAGAGCTGCATGTTCAAAAACTGGCGGAGCCACTGGTTGTTGAGAAGTGA
- the mrpl28 gene encoding 39S ribosomal protein L28, mitochondrial isoform X2, giving the protein MPLLKYSPKVSEALKLKEGIYARLPKHYLKSLEQKEPTPVHWKPLGVQYRLSPKTGQKERVQDVPIPIYYPPESQDGLWGGEGWISGYRYANNDKMSTRLKKTWKPQLLKRELYSEILDHKFTITVTARTLNLIDSAFGFDFYILKTPKEDLNSKLGMDLKRALLLRLARKDTELYPSNPVKREKVYEKYKQFEIPEEEAEWVGLSLEEAVEKQRQLEYKKPEPLFKVCVDQLVEELHVQKLAEPLVVEK; this is encoded by the exons ATGCCTCTTCTAAAATACTCCCCAAAAGTCTCGGAAGCCCTTAAACTGAAAGAGGGCATCTATGCTCGCCTCCCCAAACACTATCTTAAGTCCCTCGAACAAAAAGAGCCCACTCCTGTCCACTGGAAGCCCCTGGGGGTCCAGTACCGTCTCAGTCCGAAGACAGGACAGAAGGAACGGGTCCAGGATGTGCCAATTCCCATCTACTACCCTCCAGAGTCCCAGGATGGCCTGTGGGGAGGAGAAGGCTGGATATCAGGCTACAGATATGCAAATAATGACAAA ATGTCGACTCGTCTAAAGAAGACATGGAAACCACAGTTATTAAAGAGAGAACTGTACAGCGAGATCCTGGACCACAAGTTCACCATCACTGTCACAGCACGCACCCTGAACCTCATCGATTCTGCCTTTGGATTTGACTTTTATATTCTCAAA ACACCAAAGGAAGACCTCAACTCCAAGCTTGGAATGGATCTGAAGAGGGCCTTGTTGCTTCGTCTGGCACGCAAAGATACTGAGCTGTACCCTAGTAACCCAGTCAAGAGAGAGAAGGTCTATGAAAAGTACAAG CAGTTTGAGATcccagaggaggaagcagagtggGTGGGTCTGAGTCTGGAAGAGGCTGTGGAGaaacagaggcagctggagtACAAG AAGCCTGAGCCTCTCTTTAAGGTTTGTGTGGACCAGCTGGTGGAAGAGCTGCATGTTCAAAAACTGGCGGAGCCACTGGTTGTTGAGAAGTGA